The genomic stretch GGTTGCATACATTTTGAGCAAGGCTGTATTTAAATAGAAACAGTAACTTTGCATAATTTTGATATTGATAAAATTCAAAATAGATGTATAATTATTAAGGTATGTTTATAAATTAAATCAACGAAAGGGGATATTTATAAATGTATAAAAAAGCCTTAGCATTGGTTTTATTAATAGCTCTTTTCATTCCGTTTCTAAGCGGATGTGCTTCAAATGACCAAAACATGACAACCTTAGAAAAGATAAAAAAGACCAAAGAGTTTGTTGTTGGTATGGACAACACATTTCCACCAATGGAATTTACTGATGATAACAACAACACAGTGGGATTTGATGTAGACTTAGCAAACGAAATAGCAAAAAAGCTTGGTGCAAAGCTAAAGATTGTTGCTGTTGACTGGAGTGGAATCCAGAGCGCATTAAAATCCAAAAAGTTTGATGCAATTATTTCATGCTTTAGTATAACAGATGAGAGAAAGAAAGCTTTCAATTTAGCAGGGCCATATCTTTACATTCGTCAGGTTATTGCTGTGAAAAAGGGTGACAGCTCCATCAAAAATTTTGAAGATTTAAAAGGGATTAAGATAGGCGTTCAAGCAAACACAACAGGTGACAATGCTGTTCAAAAGATGAAGTTTATAAACTATGAAAAGGATGTCACACGATACGAAAGAATAACTGATGCTTTCAACGACCTTGACATTGGGAGAATAAAAGCAGTTGTGATAGACAGTGTTGTTGCTTACTATTATAAAAAACAAAATCCTGAAAAGTTTGACATAGCACCTGCACAGCTTGAAAGAGAACCTGTGGGAATAGCTTTAAGAAAAGAGGACAAGGACCTGTACAATGAAATCCAAAAGATTTTAGACCAGTTAAAAAAGGACGGGACTATTGCGAAAATATCTGAAAAATGGTTTGGAGAAGACATAACAAAATAAAATAGAGGTGGCATGAATTGACCGAAATAGTCATAATAAAATACTTTCCTGTTCTTTTGAAAGCAAGCGTTGTTACAATTGAACTTACTGCGATTGCAGTTACAATTGGGCTTGTGTTTGGACTGGTTGCAGCTCTTTTTAGAATTTCTAAAATAAAGCTTTTGAATTATATTGGCAGCTTTTATGTATGGCTTTTCAGAGGTACACCACTGCTTTTGCAGATATTCTTTATTTACTATGGTCTTCCCAAAATTGTTCCTGCTCTGACACTGCCAGCGTTTTTAGCTGGTGCAATTGCTCTGATTATAAATTCTGGTGCTTACACTGCAGAGATAATAAGAGCAGCAATTCTGTCAATTGACAGAGGGCAATATGAAGCTGCAAAGGCTCTTGGTATGACATACCTTCAGACCATGAGATATGTAATTGTTCCTCAAACATACAAGAGATTGATACCACCAATTGGCAATGAGTTTATTGCGCTTTTGAAAGACTCTTCACTTGTGTCAACAATAGGAATGGTTGAGCTTATGCGCGCTGCACAATTAAAAGCGTCTGCAACAGGAAGGGACGCTGAAATTTATTTAGCTGCACTTGTGATATATTTGGCTCTTACTACAGTTTTTTCTACAATATTTAATTGGCTTGAAAAGAGGCTGGGGAAGTATGAACAACGGTAATGCAGTAAATAACAATAGTAAAAAGATAATAATTGCAAAAGAGATTGTTAAATATTTCGGGCACAATCTTGTGCTGGACAAGGTGTCCTTAGAGGTAAACAGAGGAGAGGTTGTGGTTATAATAGGTCCGTCTGGATCTGGCAAGAGCACTTTCTTGCGCTGCCTTAACCATTTAGAGAGAATCAATTCAGGGTATATTGAAATTGACGGGTTTGTCATCGAAGACAAGGGGCTGCATGAAAAACATAAAAAACATAGCTCGAAAGAGATAGCAAGATTTTGTTCACAGATAGGCATGGTATTTCAAAGATTTAACCTATTTCCTCACATGACAGCACTTGAGAACGTTATAATTGGACCTGTTGTTGTAAATAAAATGAAAAAAGAAGAAGCTGTTGAACTTGGAATGGAGCTTCTTGAAAAGGTGGGGCTTAAAGATAAGGCAGATTCATACCCTGCTCAGCTTTCTGGTGGACAGCAGCAAAGAGTTGCAATTGCCAGAGCTTTAGCTATGAAACCAAAAGTAATGCTGTTTGATGAACCGACATCTGCACTTGACCCTGAACTTGTGGGTGAGGTTTTGAATGTTATGAAAGAGCTGGCAAGGGAAGGTATGACAATGCTTGTTGTGACTCATGAGATGGGATTTGCAAGAGAGGTTGCAGATAGAGTTGTTTTTATGGATAAAGGGAAGATTGTGGAAGAAGGATTGCCTGAAGAAATTTTCACAAATCCAAAACAAGAGAGGACAAGACAGTTTTTACAAAAGATACTGTAATTATGGTTTTGTTAAAATGTTTAAAATTTGATAGAAATAATAAGAGGGCTGTCTTTTGGGTTTTAGTGGCAGCCCTTTTTAGCTTGATAGAAAAGATTTTTATACAGAAAGGAAGAAAAAACTTGAGTGGGAAACGAAAGATTTTAGCAGATGCCATTTTGCTTTTTGTTACAATGGTATGGGGAAGTTCGTTTGTACTCATGAAAAACACAGTTTTAGATATGAACCCAGTGGCATTTTTGGCTGTCAGATTTACACTTGCCTGGCTGATAGTTTTAGTAATATTCTGGAAAAATCTAAGAGGGTTGAAATTAAGGGAAGTTCTTTATGGTAGTATCATTGGATTTTTTCTATTTAGTGGGATGCTATTGCAGGTTATAGGACTAAAATATACGTATGCATCAAAATCAGCTTTTATAACTGGGCTGACTGTCATCTTGGTTCCTGTATTTGTAGCTCTGATTGAGAGAAAGATACCCAAAATTAATGTTACTGCCGGGGTAGTGTTGGCTTTTGCTGGGCTTTGGCTTTTAAGTGGTACAAAATTTTCAAATTTTAATTTTGGTGATTTTCTTACCCTTCTTGCTGACCTTGGGTTTGTGTTTCAAATTATCTTTATTGACATATTCACCGCAAAAGATAATATAAATACAATAAACATTGCAATTTTTCAGCTGATGAGCGCAGCTTTTTTATATATAATATTTTCAATGATATTTGGTCTCAACCTTACAAATATTAAAATAAATCTAATAGCTATTGTTACTATTTTGATAACAGGTATTTTAGGGACAGCGTTGGCGTTTACTGCTCAAGTGTTTGTCCAGAAATACACAACACCCACTCATACGGCACTCATTTTTTCTGCTGAGCCTGTTTTTGGTGCAATTTTTTCTGCCATAATACCGTCTGGACCAAACAACACAACTGAGATTTTACCTTTGATTTCTTATGTAGGATGTGGTTTAATCTTAATTGGGATGGTTGTAGCTGAACTGAACTTTGACAAAAATCTTGATATGGAGTTGAGTTAAAAAATGGAGATAGTTTTCTTAGGTGGTGCTAAAGAGGTTGGTGCGTCTTGTGTTTTAATAAAAGCTGGTGGCAAGAACATCTTAATTGACTCTGGTATAAGAATGAAAGAAGACAAGCTCCCAAACTTGCAACTTCTTCGCGAGCTTGGCGGTGTTGATGTTTGTCTTATTTCGCATGCTCACCTTGACCATATAGGAAGCCTTCCTCTTATTGCAAGAGAATATCCTAATATTTTCTTTTATACAAATCAGCCAACAAAGGATTTGATAAAAGTACTTTTGTATGATAGCTTGAGGATAATGGAGATTGCAGAGGATGAAATACCTATTTATGCTGAAAAGAATGTAGAAGATTTGCTTGATAGAACCCTTACCTATGGATTTAACTACACATTTGAACCCATTGAAGGAATTAAGGTAACATTTTTCCCGGCAGGCCATATCCTTGGCGCTTCCATGATATTTATTCAGACTCAAGAAGGCAGCATACTTTACACAGGCGACTTTTCAGCAGACAGACAGTTGACTGTTGACAAAGCTTCAGTTCCCAAAATTAGACCTGATGTTGTCATATGTGAATCAACCTATGGTGACAGGCTTCACACAAACAGAAATTTTGAAGAAGAAAGACTTTTTAACACAGTAGCAGAGGTTATATCACAAGGTGGAAAGGTTTTAATTCCTGCTTTTGCGATTGGAAGAGCTCAGGAGATTATTCTTATCCTCAGAAACTTTATGAAAAAAAGAAAGGTTAGTTTTAATGTTTTCATTGATGGAATGGTAAGGGAAGTTATAAGAGTTTATAGAAATAACCCTACTTATTTGTCTTCGCGATATTACAAGAGAGTGTTAAAAGGTGAAGAAATATTTTTAGCAGATAACATAAATGTTATATCTGATAAAAAACAAAGAGAGGAAATAATTTCTTCTTCAGACCCATGTGTTATAATTTCAAGCTCTGGTATGCTCACAGGTGGACCTTCTGTTTTTTATGCTGAAAAGATTGTGCAAAATCAAAATGCACTGATTGCAATAACAGGGTATCAGGACGAAGAAGCACCCGGAAGAAAACTTTTAGAGCTTGCAGAACTGCCTGAAAATGAAAGAAAGATTGATCTAAATGGCAAAGAATATGAAGTAAAGTGCAGGGTTGAAAAGTATGGGCTTTCAGCACATAGCGACAGAGATAGAATACTTGGATTTTTGGTAACGCTCAGACCAAGGACTGTCATTTTTGCACATGGCAGTGAAGATGCAATTTCGCAGATTTCGGATATGGCAGTAAAGGAGCTTGAAGCAAATATAATTGTTCCACAAAATGGTGAGATAAATTCAATTTCAATTGAAAAGCCAAGAAAGCAGCTATCATTTTTCAATGTTAAGAAACTGAACAATCCAGAACTTTTAAATGAAGAGGACTTGAAACTTTTGTGGCAGTACCTTGTAGAGAATAAACAAGAGTCAAATCATATAACTGCTGAACATGCCATTTTGATTTGGAATGGGAAAGAATTTTTAGAAAAAGAGGAAGTAAATAGAGTATTTGAACTTTTAAAGAAGTCGGTTTATTTTGAACAAAATCCCAGAAAACCCTACTTGTTTAGAATTTTATCTGCCCAAGAGGTAGAAGAAAGGTTAAAGCCAAAGCCTATGGAGCAGAACAAAATGCGAGAGCTTGCATTTGGAATGTTTTCAGAATATGGACTGTATAAGGTTGGTATGGATATTGAAAACAAAGTGGTTACATTTTACTTTCACTTTCCAGCTGTTTCAAAAAAGATTGAAGAAAAAATAAAGGAATTTGAAAAATTGACACTCTGGAAAGTTGACATAAATCCCAATATTAATCTGACATATGCTTCAGAATATGTTAAAAATCTTCTAAGAGATTATAATGTTAAGCTTTTGAAATTTTCGTATAATCCTATAATAAATGCTATTGTGGTAAGAATAAAAGAAGATTTTGAAGCAATGAAGACTATATCCGAGAAATTTTTGGAAGAAACTAGAGTTAATCTAATATTTGATGTAGAGGGCAAAAAGCAAGAGGAAATTGTAGATTTACAAAAGCCAAGGATGGAGCAAAACAAAGCACTTCTTTTGATTGACCTCTATTTTGAAAATGAAAAAGATAAAATTTACAAAAAAAGCATTAAAGAAGGTGGAAAATATATAGAACTTTCGTTTGTGACACCTTTTGTGGGTGAGAGGTATAAAGACAAGATTGAGGAACTATCAGAGAAAACTGGATGGGATATAAAAGTGTCTCAGTCAATAAATCAGGTTGAGATGATAAACATATTAAAAGAGATATTGTCAAAATATAATGTAGAGATTCAAAAAAATCCCAGTATTTATCCTTCAACAAGAGAGGTAAAGATAAAACTAAGTGAAGGGGTACAGGAAGAAATTTTAAAAAAAATATCAGATGAATTTTTTGAAAGGACGGGATTTTACATTAAAATTTAATAAATTTCTTATAGGGATATAATAGGATTGGCTTAAAATTAGAATATAAAAGGGGTTGGGACCAAGAAATCCCAACCCTGCCATTATTCTTTTTTAAATAACATTTCCTCAATTATCTCAGCTGCATCTTTTACAAATTTGGGGCAAACCTTTTTAAATAAACCATTTTCTTCTGCATACTTTCTTCCCTCAGGTGTGCTGATATCACAATCCAATAATTCTTTGCATATTATAGTTTTGTTTCTTTCTTCAAACTTTTTTACGAATTCCCTAACCTTTGAGTATGCATTTGCTTTTGATTCTTTGTCTTTAGGCTCCGAACTTCCGTATTTTAATCCAATCAACATCAAAGCGCCTGTAACTGCTCCGCATACATGGCCTAAGCTTCCTAAACCGCCACCAAAAGGGCAAGCAATCTTTGCTGCGTTTTTTTCGTCCAAGCCGAGCTCAGTACTGTAAGTGGAAAAGACTGCCTGAGAACAGGTAAATCCACTTAGGAATTTTTCCTTGGCAAGTTCACTTCTGTTCATTTAAATGCTGCACCTCCATAAAAGATTTGCTATATTTTCTTGACTTTGTCAGTTTGAAACTCAAAAAGCTTGGGAGGACTGGGATTGACAAAATTTGGACCTCAATTTTGTCACTACATCATTTGTTAATGCCAATAAATCCTAAACCTTCCTCATATGTCATGAAATTTTTTGGCCCCTTTATCTTCATCACATTCAGGATGTCTATAGCTCCTCCTTCTGTCCTTTGCTTTATCAAATATTTCTTCCCTTTTATCTCTATTTCAATAAAATTCATTGAATCTATCGCTTCCATTATCCTTTCACTACTTATCTCTTTACCTTTTTCCTCAAAATATATTCCAATGTCCGTTGTAATAAAAATGCCAAAAAACATATCACAAAATGTCCTTTTATTCTACTTTCTGTAAAGTGATATATCGGTCGTACTTCTAAACAGCTTTTCATTACTCTGAATGACTGTTCTATCTTCCATAAATCGTGATATGCTCCTAAAACTTCTTCTACATCCATATCCTTTTTACTCGTCTGTATTGCATAATAACCGTCAAACTTCTCATCTCGTTTTATCGCTTCCTCATCCAATTCATATTCTTCTGTCTTTGATTTCTTCTTCAAATATCTCCTCGCACCTTTTTTCTCTAAGGATGTTATACTTCCTTTGTTCTCTAAAAGCTCTTTGGCTTTTGATACAAGTCTTTCCCTGTCTTCTTTGTCTTTCTTAGCTCTCTTGCTTGAATACGTTATTATCAGTCTCTCTTCTATTTTAAACTCTTTACCCTCTTCATCCTTGATAACATTTGTTCTTTCCAATACCTTATATTTGAATTCATCTCCATAAATTTCTTCAGCATTCAAACAACTTTTTCCATCAAGCCTTTTATATCCTTCTTGCTCAAATACTTCATCTAAAACTTCTTTACTTGCATTCTTTAATCTGCTTGCTACTATATAATCATATCCCGCTTCTTTTATCATCTTTAAATTTAATCTGCTGTTGAGCCCTTTGTCTGCTACTATCACTATCTTATCTATACTAAATTTTTCCTTCAGTTTCCTCAATATCTTTACCATTGTTTTGCTATCTATTGTATTGCCAGGAAAAAGTTCATAACCTATCGGCCTGCCTTCTTTGTCTACCAAAAGCCCTAACACAACCTGTACTTCATTTATCTTGTTGTCTTTGCTAAAACCAAAATTTTTAAGTTCATCGGCTCTACAACTCTCAAAGTATATTGTCGTCACGTCATAAAAAACTATATCAACCACCATCTTAAATAAATCCCTATTTCTCTGATACAGGTATGTCGGCTCTATAATAAATATTGGGGTGGTAAGAAAAGAAAAAATATAGCACTTATTCTGAATGCCTGCTATAATTAAAATTGTTTTTAGAGATAAAAAAAACACACAAAAGAAAGGAGGCATCCAGAATAAGTGCTCAATCATAATTATATCACAGAACTTTTGAAATCAAAAGATATCATTCTCCACCAAGTAGTAGAAAGCGAAAAGGAGGTAGAACTGCACATAAGTCAGACGCAAAAACCTCACGAGTGTCCTAAGTGTGGTAGTATCACAAGCAAGATACATGATTATCGTGTCCAAAGAGTAAAGGACGTACCAATAATGGGTAAGAGAACATATTTAGTTTTAAGAAAGCGAAGATATGTTTGCAAAGAATGTGGAAAGAAATTTTTTGAACACATAAATTTTTTAGGCAAGAGACAAAGAATGACAAATAGATTAGCAGCATACATTATAAGTCAGCTCAGTAGCTTAAGCAGTATGAAAGAAGTGGCAAGACAGACAAATGTATCAGTTACAACAGTTATGAGGTTATTTGATAAGGTAAGTCCTACCAAGAAAATAGAGGATTTTTCTTCTGAGGCGATATGCATAGATGAATTCAAAGGAAATGTAGGTGGAGCTAAATATCAGTGTATAATTGTGGACCCTGTGAAAAAGCAGATAGTAGAAATTTTAAAAGACAGAAGACAAGATGTTTTGATTGAATATTTTAAGAGATTGAAGGATAGGGATAAAGTAAAATATTTTGTATGTGACATGTGGAGACAATTTGTGGAGACAGCAAAGATATATTTTAAAAACGCGAAAATAGTAATAGACAAATTTCATTTTACAAGATATGTGTATTGGGCGTTAGAAAATGTAAGGAAGAGAGTACAAAAGGAATTAGAAGATAATTTAAGGAAGTATTTCAAGAGAAGCAGGAAACTACTGTTAAAGTCTTATGAAGAACTTACAGCGGAGCAGAGAGAAGAGTTAGAAGTGATGTTTTGGTACAGTAGAGATTTAAGGAAAGCGCATAGACTCAAGGAAGAATTTAGAAAAGTTTTGGAAAGCAGTAATTCAGCACAAGCAAAAGTTGAATTAAAAAAATGGATAGAGGCAGCAGAGAGAAGTGGCCTTTCTGAATTTTGCAGATGTATAAAGGTTTTTAGGAACTGGTTTTCAGAGATAGTAAATTCATTTGATGTTCCATATACAAATAGTGTAACAGAAGGTTTTAACAATAAGATAAAAGTTTTAAAGAGAAATGCATTTGGATATAGAAATTTTGAGAGATTTAGAAAGAGGATTTTATACAGTTGTGGTAGTTAGGAGTTAGAAAGAGAATATTTAAAACCCGCAAAAGTCGCGGGGAAAGGCAATATTAGGTTTTTAAAATTATTTACCTGTAATAGGCATATATTACAATTAATGCTTGGTTGATAAAACTGAAAAAGGTGGGCATTCAGAGTACCCACCCCAACTCTTGACAAAGAGCCGTGATTTTTTTTTGACAAATATATTTGATTATTCAAATATACTTATAATTCGCATATTTAAAAACTCAGAAATTTTTAAGTTTTAGAAGGGAGGTGATAATTTTGGCTAAGAATTGGTATCCTATCATAGACAAAGAAAAATGTATTCAGTGTTATCAATGCGTAAATTTTTGCCCTCATGATGTCTATGAGATAGGTCAAGATGGATATCCAAATGTAAAAAATCCTGATAATTGTGTTGAGTTTTGTAGAGGATGTCAAAAAATCTGCCCTAATGAGGCTATAAAGTATTTTGGAGAGGAGAGGTGAAAAATATGAAAAGAGGATTGCTTTTATGTGTTTGTCAGGGGACCTGTCCTTCATTTCATAAGATGGATATTTTCGAGGTGTTAAACAGTTTAAGAAGAGAAGGCATATTTGAATGGGTAGGATTGCATCCACAGCTTTGCTCTGATGATGGTGATAAGTATTTGAGAGAACTACTCAAAGGTGCCGAGATAGATCAGCTTTATGTGGCAGGCTGCGATCCAACAATGCAAAAGAAAATGTACCGTGATGCTTTTGAGGCAGTGGGTTTTCCAAAAGAAAAGCATATTGGTGTTGAAATCAGAAATATGGATACTCAACAAGCAATTGATGCAATTAAAAAGGCTGTTGAAGAGCATAAATAAAAAATATTTTCAAGGCTGTCCGAAAAAAGTGCGGACAGCTTATTTTTTGAATTTCAAAATAAAAACATCCCTACTGTTTGTAGGGATGTCACTAACTTTAATAATTCCTCTTTTATTTAGCATAAAGTTTCTTTTTCAAAAATAGAGCAACATTTACCAAAAGAAGCATAACAGGAACTTCAATCAGAGGACCAATAACTGTTGCAAATGCTTCACCAGACCCTAAACCAAAGGTTGCAA from Caldicellulosiruptor kronotskyensis 2002 encodes the following:
- a CDS encoding ABC transporter substrate-binding protein, which gives rise to MYKKALALVLLIALFIPFLSGCASNDQNMTTLEKIKKTKEFVVGMDNTFPPMEFTDDNNNTVGFDVDLANEIAKKLGAKLKIVAVDWSGIQSALKSKKFDAIISCFSITDERKKAFNLAGPYLYIRQVIAVKKGDSSIKNFEDLKGIKIGVQANTTGDNAVQKMKFINYEKDVTRYERITDAFNDLDIGRIKAVVIDSVVAYYYKKQNPEKFDIAPAQLEREPVGIALRKEDKDLYNEIQKILDQLKKDGTIAKISEKWFGEDITK
- a CDS encoding amino acid ABC transporter permease → MTEIVIIKYFPVLLKASVVTIELTAIAVTIGLVFGLVAALFRISKIKLLNYIGSFYVWLFRGTPLLLQIFFIYYGLPKIVPALTLPAFLAGAIALIINSGAYTAEIIRAAILSIDRGQYEAAKALGMTYLQTMRYVIVPQTYKRLIPPIGNEFIALLKDSSLVSTIGMVELMRAAQLKASATGRDAEIYLAALVIYLALTTVFSTIFNWLEKRLGKYEQR
- the ehuA gene encoding ectoine/hydroxyectoine ABC transporter ATP-binding protein EhuA, producing MNNGNAVNNNSKKIIIAKEIVKYFGHNLVLDKVSLEVNRGEVVVIIGPSGSGKSTFLRCLNHLERINSGYIEIDGFVIEDKGLHEKHKKHSSKEIARFCSQIGMVFQRFNLFPHMTALENVIIGPVVVNKMKKEEAVELGMELLEKVGLKDKADSYPAQLSGGQQQRVAIARALAMKPKVMLFDEPTSALDPELVGEVLNVMKELAREGMTMLVVTHEMGFAREVADRVVFMDKGKIVEEGLPEEIFTNPKQERTRQFLQKIL
- a CDS encoding DMT family transporter, which produces MSGKRKILADAILLFVTMVWGSSFVLMKNTVLDMNPVAFLAVRFTLAWLIVLVIFWKNLRGLKLREVLYGSIIGFFLFSGMLLQVIGLKYTYASKSAFITGLTVILVPVFVALIERKIPKINVTAGVVLAFAGLWLLSGTKFSNFNFGDFLTLLADLGFVFQIIFIDIFTAKDNINTINIAIFQLMSAAFLYIIFSMIFGLNLTNIKINLIAIVTILITGILGTALAFTAQVFVQKYTTPTHTALIFSAEPVFGAIFSAIIPSGPNNTTEILPLISYVGCGLILIGMVVAELNFDKNLDMELS
- a CDS encoding MBL fold metallo-hydrolase — its product is MEIVFLGGAKEVGASCVLIKAGGKNILIDSGIRMKEDKLPNLQLLRELGGVDVCLISHAHLDHIGSLPLIAREYPNIFFYTNQPTKDLIKVLLYDSLRIMEIAEDEIPIYAEKNVEDLLDRTLTYGFNYTFEPIEGIKVTFFPAGHILGASMIFIQTQEGSILYTGDFSADRQLTVDKASVPKIRPDVVICESTYGDRLHTNRNFEEERLFNTVAEVISQGGKVLIPAFAIGRAQEIILILRNFMKKRKVSFNVFIDGMVREVIRVYRNNPTYLSSRYYKRVLKGEEIFLADNINVISDKKQREEIISSSDPCVIISSSGMLTGGPSVFYAEKIVQNQNALIAITGYQDEEAPGRKLLELAELPENERKIDLNGKEYEVKCRVEKYGLSAHSDRDRILGFLVTLRPRTVIFAHGSEDAISQISDMAVKELEANIIVPQNGEINSISIEKPRKQLSFFNVKKLNNPELLNEEDLKLLWQYLVENKQESNHITAEHAILIWNGKEFLEKEEVNRVFELLKKSVYFEQNPRKPYLFRILSAQEVEERLKPKPMEQNKMRELAFGMFSEYGLYKVGMDIENKVVTFYFHFPAVSKKIEEKIKEFEKLTLWKVDINPNINLTYASEYVKNLLRDYNVKLLKFSYNPIINAIVVRIKEDFEAMKTISEKFLEETRVNLIFDVEGKKQEEIVDLQKPRMEQNKALLLIDLYFENEKDKIYKKSIKEGGKYIELSFVTPFVGERYKDKIEELSEKTGWDIKVSQSINQVEMINILKEILSKYNVEIQKNPSIYPSTREVKIKLSEGVQEEILKKISDEFFERTGFYIKI
- a CDS encoding C-GCAxxG-C-C family protein, with the translated sequence MNRSELAKEKFLSGFTCSQAVFSTYSTELGLDEKNAAKIACPFGGGLGSLGHVCGAVTGALMLIGLKYGSSEPKDKESKANAYSKVREFVKKFEERNKTIICKELLDCDISTPEGRKYAEENGLFKKVCPKFVKDAAEIIEEMLFKKE
- a CDS encoding ISL3 family transposase; the encoded protein is MLNHNYITELLKSKDIILHQVVESEKEVELHISQTQKPHECPKCGSITSKIHDYRVQRVKDVPIMGKRTYLVLRKRRYVCKECGKKFFEHINFLGKRQRMTNRLAAYIISQLSSLSSMKEVARQTNVSVTTVMRLFDKVSPTKKIEDFSSEAICIDEFKGNVGGAKYQCIIVDPVKKQIVEILKDRRQDVLIEYFKRLKDRDKVKYFVCDMWRQFVETAKIYFKNAKIVIDKFHFTRYVYWALENVRKRVQKELEDNLRKYFKRSRKLLLKSYEELTAEQREELEVMFWYSRDLRKAHRLKEEFRKVLESSNSAQAKVELKKWIEAAERSGLSEFCRCIKVFRNWFSEIVNSFDVPYTNSVTEGFNNKIKVLKRNAFGYRNFERFRKRILYSCGS
- a CDS encoding 4Fe-4S dicluster domain-containing protein, with the protein product MAKNWYPIIDKEKCIQCYQCVNFCPHDVYEIGQDGYPNVKNPDNCVEFCRGCQKICPNEAIKYFGEER